One Anopheles marshallii chromosome 3, idAnoMarsDA_429_01, whole genome shotgun sequence genomic region harbors:
- the LOC128712426 gene encoding putative protein TPRXL: MIIAHIAESPESLIRYRLLSEPEIVNLLSANQSGSVEGQQPPNHDQSQRGQCPSPRPSSTSNRCSGNSYDAGSSSPSDGSPTGIENNGTSSGCGTSSSSSSGTAQSPPVKGTSVEDALTRTNQTPATQSNMVEV, encoded by the coding sequence ATGATCATCGCTCATATAGCAGAGTCTCCGGAAAGTCTCATACGATATCGTCTACTGTCCGAGCCGGAAATTGTAAATCTCTTGTCTGCAAACCAGTCCGGCAGTGTTGAAGGACAACAGCCACCAAACCACGACCAGTCACAACGGGGACAATGTCCTTCACCGcgaccatcatcaacatctaACCGTTGCTCGGGAAATTCGTACGATGCAGGCAGCAGTTCCCCATCGGATGGTTCACCAACTGGGATCGAGAACAATGGTACCAGCTCTGGTTGCGGAACATCATCCTCCAGCTCATCCGGCACGGCTCAATCGCCACCGGTAAAAGGCACGAGTGTGGAAGATGCGCTGACCCGTACGAATCAAACACCCGCGACACAGTCCAACATGGTTGAGGTGTAG